In Euphorbia lathyris chromosome 2, ddEupLath1.1, whole genome shotgun sequence, the sequence CATCCAATCATAAGTTATTTTCCTCTTCTTTTCATGTTGCAAAACTTACAACTAAGTAACCCACTGCAACCCAGAAATATGAATTCCAACCTACATATGGAAGAATCAGACAAATAAGTTACTATATCCAACATATTCATCGATAAGGATGGCAAAGCGTACGGGTAATTGGTTAATGCAGATTATTAATTACCAAATTGACCCTTTGGTAATTAATAATCTGCATTAATCAATGAATGTTGACTTACCATCAACGTCTACAAGCAAGAAAGCAGCCACAAATATCCAAAGATACCAACTGCAATCAATGAATTTATTAGTAAGTTCCCAATTACAAAGAAGCACATCATATATATTTTCCTTAATAAAAAGATCCTTCTTTTTTCAGTTGCAACCTTATTCCAACAACTTTCTTGAAGTCAGCTTCATAGGCACGAAGTATGTAACtgtgaaaattaaaatttgggTTTCCCCTGCAATGAGTCTGCACAAGGAAAGGAATTATTTCAAATTGAAGCAAAAGAAAGAACCTTTTTGAAGACCATAAGTAGCAGAAATAAAACTGACCATAATAAAACCCAGTCTCAAAGTGGTATAATCATATTCTGCAATAGACCCATAAAACTGCTTGAAAAATGACACCTGAAATGCAGAACAAGACTCATCcatattaccaaaaaaaaaaaaaaaaaaaaaaaacaatctttGATAAATGGGTGTGAGAAAAAGGTATTAGTAGTTACTATCCAGGTTTGAAACACAGAGTCCTTGCCATTCCCACGATAACGTTTCCTGATAAAATCATCATCTTGTACTTGTGTAAACGTCGCATTTCCAACTGCATATATAACATAATCCAAATTTTAATTAAGATAGATGTATAGggatttcacttttttttttttttttttccttgtgTGTGGAATCAAGCATCAGCTACGCATAATTTCGTCCAAATTCCATTAATAGTGTCAAATCCGTCATAGATATAAAGTTGCGAGCgaacattatatttttaatgaCGAAAATTTCTGTTGATAGTTCTTTATATTAGCGACGAACATAATTCATTTTCATGGAAACATTATATATTTACCGACGAATAGTATATTGTTAACGACGACACTTTCTgttgataattatttatatatttagcgACGCAATTAATTCATTTTTCATTGGAAACATTACGTATTTAGCGACGAAAACTCCTTTGGAACATGTTTAGCGACGAAAAGTGGCATAAGAAATACCTTCTTCTGTATGATTTCCGCTAGTTAACACAGCATCCTCCCAACGCTTCCATTGTGCAATCtacaattaattaaacaaactagTTTAGTCTTGTAATTAAGAGATTAAGAGTATAATATAAATGATACTATATATACCTTTCCACTGCCGATGAGAATTGTTAAAGCGCAGAAAGTGACATGAACACAAGCAAGAACAAAGATGAAAATGTGAAGATGATGCAATGCTACCATTGACAACATAGGCACCTGTCCCTCGGGGCAACTAGACGATTCAGCCGCTATTTCGACTTCCAAAGGTTCGTCGCAGGGAAGCCATTTAGTAGCCAGTTCTTCAGGGATACAAATTGAGTTAATCCTTTGTTGTAATACTCCCAGAAGTAATGATATGAATCCCATAAGCATCAATTCTGAAATTCTCCTTAATCAATATTGTTGTTTATAAAACAATacaaatacaattaattagtatgtACCGTACGTACCTTCTTTGATTTTTGTTAAAGCTTGAAAAAGGGCTTTCAAGTTTTTTCTCTTTAAGAACTGCAATTTTAAAGGGATGGATGAATGGATGAATGGATGAATTAATGAATGtgtaaagaaaaaaagagagtAAGAAGAAAGAATGCTTGCCTTGCCTATGAGATGAAGAATACGTTCAACTGCAAGAGATATGAAAACGATGACAGTACAAACAACTGCGACAACCCATGTCGGGGTATACTCCAAGGttgctccttcttcttcttccatcaaTCTCAAACCCTAATTCCCcctttttttgtattaatttatGGATCAATTGGGGGagtttttgtattaatttatGATGGAAGATAGTATTTGAATTGGGGGTTCTTCAGCATACATGTATAACAGAAActattgtttgtttgtttgtgttaACAATGGAGGGAGATGTTAATATCTTTCTCCCATTTGAATTCTATGTCAACTTCATCGAGGAAATTTCTTTATTTACTATTTGCAATCTTTTGTTGTTAATTTGCGGTTCTTATTTTATTTACCTCTATTTAGCTTTTTTTACGTGTTCAtttcttggtttttttttttttacattggtTATAGTTTGCTACCATTTATTTTTAGTAATTTAGAGTATGAATCAAGTATGGCTCATCAAAGAATTGAAAGAAGCAATAGTTTATGTGATAATGTTTCGGACCATTTCCTTAAGCTCATTTAATTTTAGAGGACGATGGACCAAAGAGATGCAGCCCAGAGCTTAAACCACCTTACACATCTCGCCGCTAAATCTAGAGGTACTAGCTGCTTATACATATGTAAAGGgtaactctccttttattatgaGTTAAGATCTACGACCTTATTGACTTTGTGATTAGAGTTTACATCAGCGATCCATCCTAGCGGAAGTCAACTTTTTTAGGACAAGTCAACATCAAGAAGTTGGACCGCACCTAGTATTTGGTGTGGTGAATGTAAATCCTACCCACGACCTTCAAACCTCGACAAGCCTTTCCGACTAGCAAACTAAAACCCAATAATATGGAAGGAAAACTACCAGAAGGCATGAGACAATAACACGCTTCTCGACAAGAGAACTCGAAAAATACACTTGCTTCTTCGTTGGACAGGGAAGAATAGACCTAGCCCTGTAACAAGCACAATACGAGGCACTAGAACCTTGAAGACCATTTGATGGATAAAGATACTACTCCGACGCCTACCACTGACTCTAATAATGCACTTATTGCAGCCATCCAGAACATGCAAGACTCCTAAATGAAAATGGTTGAGGACCAGTTGCAGCTACAACAAGAGAACCAATAACTATGAGCTTACCTCACTAAGGAAAGGACCCATGTTAGTGTATGTCCTCGTCCAAAGACATTGTATTTGATGTTTTATCTATCAATAAAAGGTAATAATCTATTATATTATTTACTTGTGCAAATAAACTTAATAGAGTATCCAAGAATATGTGTTTGCTCAATTTTGTCGGATGCGTGATCTGGACAGTAAAACCTTGAGCGTataaaaacattattctaagtaTCCCTAGTCTGTTATCATCATGGGAATAATGATGAATTAAAAAATCGTATATGCCTTGGGAGATAATGGTGTTTTACCGATCATTGACATAAGTACTCATAAAGGTTATGGAGTATTGGATCGATCCGCTAATGAGAACACTACATGGTCAttggtgttggtcccttgtaaggttgcaaagatagttccaagggggggttaggaactattttaccctttttgacaaattagggcaaacttctttttcttaagaagaaaatatatgacagcggc encodes:
- the LOC136220478 gene encoding MLO-like protein 1; amino-acid sequence: MEEEEGATLEYTPTWVVAVVCTVIVFISLAVERILHLIGKFLKRKNLKALFQALTKIKEELMLMGFISLLLGVLQQRINSICIPEELATKWLPCDEPLEVEIAAESSSCPEGQVPMLSMVALHHLHIFIFVLACVHVTFCALTILIGSGKIAQWKRWEDAVLTSGNHTEEVGNATFTQVQDDDFIRKRYRGNGKDSVFQTWIVSFFKQFYGSIAEYDYTTLRLGFIMTHCRGNPNFNFHSYILRAYEADFKKVVGISWYLWIFVAAFLLVDVDGWNSYFWVAVGYLVLLLAVGTKLEHVITQLAQDVAEKHIAVEGNIVVKPSDEHFWLGRPKLILTLIHIILFQNSFELAFFFWIWFLYGVDSCIMGGVEFVVPRLVIGILVQFICSYSTLPLYAIVTQMGSSFKKAIFDEHIQEVCIGWAKVARKKTKLAGGDAPGRGGSSRREGSGSTLLKPATEE